From one Dermacentor variabilis isolate Ectoservices chromosome 3, ASM5094787v1, whole genome shotgun sequence genomic stretch:
- the LOC142576714 gene encoding uncharacterized protein LOC142576714 isoform X1 — translation MAHVCDRAAIGDDDRRCEFCSKLFIQRKNMLQHIRNVHKMAVDVKKLMKCDVCGTSLPTMEKYSVHQIAAHNFEADYVHLVFRNNKEFHEWKVEEEGSQNCWFILPRDPKKLASGETRIHYYCNRSGEARKKEGHSDRWEKSQGSCRSGKICLSFITVTITVRHLKAPP, via the exons ATGGCGCAcgtctgtgatcgagctgccatcggcgatgacgatcgtcgctgcgaattttgcagcaaactattcatacagaggaagaacatgctgcaacacatcaggaacgttcacaaaatggccgtggatgtcaagaaattgatgaaatgcgacgtatgtggcacttccctgcctacaatggagaagtattcggtgcaccagatcgctgcgcacaacttcgaggctgattacgtgcacctggtgttccggaacaataagg aatttcatgaatggaaagtagaagaagagggtagccaaaactgctggttcattttgcccagggacccgaaaaagctggccagtggagaaacaaggatccactattactgtaatagatcaggcgaggcaaggaaaaaggaaggtcatagtgaccgttgggagaaaagtcaggggagctgtaggtctggtaagatatgtctttcatttattaccgtcacaattaccgtccgacacctgaaggcaccaccataa
- the LOC142576714 gene encoding uncharacterized protein LOC142576714 isoform X2: MAHVCDRAAIGDDDRRCEFCSKLFIQRKNMLQHIRNVHKMAVDVKKLMKCDVCGTSLPTMEKYSVHQIAAHNFEADYVHLVFRNNKEFHEWKVEEEGSQNCWFILPRDPKKLASGETRIHYYCNRSGEARKKEGHSDRWEKSQGSCRSDLVL; the protein is encoded by the exons ATGGCGCAcgtctgtgatcgagctgccatcggcgatgacgatcgtcgctgcgaattttgcagcaaactattcatacagaggaagaacatgctgcaacacatcaggaacgttcacaaaatggccgtggatgtcaagaaattgatgaaatgcgacgtatgtggcacttccctgcctacaatggagaagtattcggtgcaccagatcgctgcgcacaacttcgaggctgattacgtgcacctggtgttccggaacaataagg aatttcatgaatggaaagtagaagaagagggtagccaaaactgctggttcattttgcccagggacccgaaaaagctggccagtggagaaacaaggatccactattactgtaatagatcaggcgaggcaaggaaaaaggaaggtcatagtgaccgttgggagaaaagtcaggggagctgtaggtctg atcttgtactatga